The sequence TGTTCGCGAATGTCGGCGCAACTCGCGGGCACCCCGGACTGGCCATTCAAATGCGCGGCCAAGTACGCTTCGCGCAATCCCTCTCGCGCGCGTACCGCTAATGCGGAAACCGCATTGGGCGTAATTCCTAGAATTGGCGCAACGTCTCTCGGCGGCAGTTCTTCTACTTCGGTGAGCCACAGCACCGTCTTCCAGCGCTCAGTCAAGGCCTTGAACGCGACGATAGCAAAGGTGGATTCATGGCGTTCCATCGCATCGTCCGCGTGCGCATCGCCTGGCAGGAATTCCTGGACGTCTTCGACAGTAATCTGCTTTGAGGCCGACTTGTTCCTGGAAAAAGCTTCGCGCGATACAGCAGTCATTAAATAGGCGCGGAAGAACTCATCGGGTCCTGCTCCACGCTCGATGATGCGAAAGACCCGCAGGAAAGCTTCGGAGACGACATCCTCGGCATCGGAGGGAGAGTTCGTATGCCTAAACGCTACGTTCAGCGCCACTTGCCTGTGCCGTCGATACAGGTGGTCTTGGGCTTCGCGGCTTCCGTTCCTAACGCCCCGAATTAAATCTGCATCGCTGACTTCAGCAAAGCGTGCCCCAGAATCTATTGTCATTACGTCCCCATAACGTTTCGCGCGACAAGGCCGGCACCCGCCGCCGATCACCCCAAGGATTCCCCAACCCCTGAAGCCGGCAAACGGCAACCAATTCCCCATCGACGATTCCGCCCGAATTTGGGCGGCATTTTCATCCTTTAGAACCTATCAGGATTTTTCCAATATATCTATAAAATGGACTTGAAAATCCTGAAAGGTGGGCGAGTTCCATCCCCCAAGCTTGCAAGTCACCCACCCGTCAGCACCTTCCCCATAAGACAACTGGACGACTCGAATCCCCATAATTCCTTGCTGCCCAGTTCAGCGCGTACACCTCTTAGATACGCGAGAACGGGAATCATGACGCAAGAAACCGGATTAATTTGGAAATTTTTTCTTCGGGCTGGAATTCGCATAGATTCCGCGGCTACCCCGCATCCTGGCGCGCGTCAGGAAGCTGGCTCCAGGCACCTTCCAAAACGGACCAGATGCTGTCGTCCATCAATGAAGTGGGGGTAATGGAGACATGCAGCAATGAATGGTCCTCGGCATTCCGCAGTTCCTTGCTCACGGAACTGCTGCCCATGGCGCCTTCGCCTTCCCAAAGCCCGATTTCCAAGGAATACTTTTCAGGTTCCTGCTTGATGTACCGCTGCACCAATTCGTTTGTCGAAAACCGATTGGACGATGCAATGCCCCGGAAATTCCAGATGTTCAGGCGGTCGACCACCTGCAGAAGCTGCCCGTAGTCTTGGCCGGAATCAGGGCGCCCCCTTGGATCCTCGTTGGCAGGTGAGCGCACATCCATGGTGAGCACCGGACCGGTTTCGTCCAAGCTGTCAGCCACTTTCTTCATGATGGAGGTGACCGTCTTTGACCGCCATAGATAGATTTGCTCTGACGTGGAATCAATCGTTCCGTCAGCCGACCTTGGCCAATCAGAGCGCTCGCTGAACTTCTCGAAATTCTTCAAGTCATCATCGCCGAACGTGTAGCTGGGGAACATCAGCTCGGTGACGTTGATGCCATCGGGTGCATAGCGCCGAACCGCTTCGCTGACCAGCCCGACAAGCCTTGTTTCAAGTCCGCCCTCTTTCCACGCCGAAATACTTGCCCAGTTCTTGGATGGATGTCCCTCGGTGTTGATTCCTGCTAGCGATGGCTGGCGTTCCAACTCTCTGCCCAGCAGGGTATCGATATTCAAGTAGATTGCTCGACGTTTGCCCTGCGCATCGCAGCGGAAGGCACTAATCGCTTCGGCAACGTAGTCCCGACCAGTTTGCGCGACTTCGCTTGATTCGACATCACGTTGGGCTGGCCAGGGGAAAGCCACCCAGTCGAGACGTCCAATGGAGAGCGATACTCCCGTCGCGTTGACCGAATCCAAACGGCGGGCAATTTCCGGGATGCGGGCAGGATCTTCGGCGGTGATATCTTCAAAACCGACGTTCACCACTCTGGAGAATTGGGGATGTTGGGAGCCTGTTTTGGTGAGGTGCATACTGAAGTCGTCTCCAGGGGAACTGGCGCCGTCTGCGCGAGGGGAATCTTGGCAGGCACGCTGCGGGGGCAACGGCGCGACCACCTTGGGGTCCGGCGTCGGGGCCGGTTGATGCGCTGTAGAAGTCTGGAATCCGGTCATGTAGTAGGCGGCCAGCGAAAAAATGATCGCCAACCCCGCAATGGCTGCCACTGCCAGTTTCCGGCGTTGATGTTGGTTCTTTGCCGTGCTCATGATCTGCTTCCGAGAATGGCAGAGAACTCACCGCTGGAAATGACACCGGTTCTTTGCAGCTTGTTCCATTTGGCTGGCCTCCCGCGGATTTCAAACGCGACCGCTGCGAGCATGGTGAGCCCCATCCCCGTGGCGTAGAACGGCCATAGCGGAAGGGTCCATAGGTTCGCCAGATCCCTCCATGCTGTGTTCAGCGCGATGCCAAGAACCACCGAAGCCAGGGTGACTCCGATGCCAATCCAACCGATGACCATCGCGGTGCGTCCAATTAAGGTTGCTTCTTCGCCGCCGCCGAAGGTAATTAACCCGGCAGGGATGAAATAGAGCAACCCCGCAAGCACCAGGATCTGGGCCAGGGGCACCACCACCATCGTGAGGAAATTGAACAGCAGGAATACGCCGAAGGGCCCGAACCGGAGGTTGCCGTGCATCCGCCAATGTATCTTGATCGATTGCAGCAGGCCCCGTGCCCAGCGGACACGTTGCTTCCACAACGCCTGCAGCGTAGAAGGCGACTCCGCCAGGACAATCGCGCGTGGTTCAAAAACCACACGATATCCGGCACCGTAGAAGCGCCAGGTCAATTCCAAGTCCTCTCCAACCGTATCGGTGCGGAACCCGCCAAGCTCCCTGACCAGATCGGCACGGAATGCGCCTATGTTCCCGGAAACTACTGGCAAGCAATGAATCAAGGACAGCGCCCGCCGCACAACACCCGTTCCCAGATGCGAAAGGACCGAAAGCATCTTGGTCAGCACCCTGTCCAGGTTTACAGGCCGGTCATCACCGCAGACCGCGCCGACTTTCCCATCACGGAATCCAGTGAGCAACCACGGAATAGTCACCGGCGAAAAAATTCCGTCGGCATCGACAAAAACCAGGATCTCTCCAGTAGCGACGGCTATCCCGCGATTAAGTGCCGCGCCTTTGCCGGCGTTCTCCTGGCTGATGGCCCGCACCAGGCGATGTTCCTGCGCCAGCTCATGCATCAGCCGTGCGGTGCCATCGGTGGATCCGTCATCGACAATCACCACTTCAGCGAGGTTTCCCTTGTTGCGCACAATTGATTCAACGCAGGCGCGCAACACCACTTCCTCGTTGTAGGCCGGGATGATTACCGATACCTTGTAGTCCGGGGTCAGCCCGAAATGCCTCGACGCCCGGGTTTGGCGGCGGGGACGAATGACCGCGTTTGCCCGGCTGCCAGGCGGTAACGCGGAAAGCTTCCCACTGCGGGTGAAGAGCAGGCCCCTGCGGCATTCAAAAAGCAAGGCCAAGGGGATCAGCAGCAGCTTCAACACACCCACGGAAAGGATGACCGTGGTCAGCGTGTAATAGCCAAGAACAAGTGCCGAGCTCATGCACAGCCAGCTTGCGCCGTGGACGCCACCCCGGCCAAGCGCAATGCAGCATCCAGCAGTTCCGGCGCCGACTGGCTGTTGGCTCCAAAACGGGCATTGACCTCGAGCACCACCGGTTGCCCATCGCCGCCCAGGCGCACGTCCATGTCTACCGGCCCGACCAGTTCGAGCGACTGCACCGCACTCCTGACGATCCGCGCCACATGCGCGGCGATTGGATCGTCCAACTCGCAGCGGCGCACCGATACTGCGTTGCCCACAAGCCCTTCGCGCAGTTCGGTCTTCTCCACCACCACGCAGGCCTCGATGTCCCCGGTATCAGGGTTCCTGAAGATCATCGGCGCGAATTCGCGTCCGGGGGCAAAGCGCTGCACCACATCCCGCGTGCCAGCCGATACGCGGCCCGCCCCGAGATCCCCTGCCGTAACCAGTCGGACACCTCGCCCTCCGCGCGATACGCGTGGCTTGATGATGATCTGCTCTTCCGGGCTGAACTGTGCCAAGGCTTCGCTGTTGCCGGCGTTGATCCGGGCAAAGTCTGGGACGGGCACATTGTCCCCTCGCAAAGTCAGCATCGTGTAGTACTTGTCATCGCTGATCAGCACGGATTCTTCTGAGGAAATCAGCAATCGGGCTCCGGCCAATTCCAGCAGTTCTCGGATGCGCGCTGCCGAAAGGACCGGGAGTTCTTCGCTGACGGTCGGGATAACCAGTTCAACTGAATGCTCGAGAACAATCTCTTGAAGCCGAGTGGGGTACTGCTGGTCGCTGGCTGCGGGAACCTGGTGGAAGGCGTCGAGCAGCGGATCAATAGTTGGCACCATGTCAGCGCCGATGACGCTGTGTCCTCGCGCATGCAGCTGGCGGGCAAGCGAGCTTCCTGCTGGGCCGCCGACCCCGGTGACTAGGATCTTCATTAGAAATCCCCCACTGTAGTTGATACGAGGCGCATTACTTCGAATCCTTCGGCCCGCTGCTGCTTGACCTGATTGCCACGGAAATTAGCCATGGACTCGATCCGTGCACGGGTCATATAGGGTTTGTTCCGCTGATCTGCATGGAGTTTGATGGCTTCGACTTTGACGTTGGTGTAGTTCTCGACGTCAACGAAGAAGCTTGGAGAGAAATCGTTGCCCACAGAGGGGCTCTCGAAGCAGAGTATGGAGGGCAGTCGCCTCCCGGCGCGCATTACTGCACGGTGCACCGCCTCGTGGTCTTGGTGGATATCAGTAGCTGAATGAGTCAGCACGACATCCGGTTCGAAAGCAGCGATTTCCTCCTCGATCGCTGCAACCATCAGGTTGGAATTCTCCGACAGCCGCGTATCGCAAAAGGACCACACCGTATGGGACTGGGCGCCCAGATAACCAGCTCCGCGTCGGGCTTCTTGAATCCTGCGAGGAGCATGTCCGCCGCTTTCGCCCTGCGACATGACGACAATACGCACATCATGGCCGGCATCGACCAGTTTCGCGATGGTTGCACCGCAAGCCAGCTCGACATCATCGGGATGCGCTCCGACAGCCAGGAAGCGTCGCGGACGGGTGTTGTTCTGAGGCCTTCGTTGCAACGCCAACATCGTCAGACAGAAAATCAACAGCGAGATGGCCATCATTATGGCCACTACTGCCCCGATTTCCGACTGCTCTTGGGAAAGAAGATGCAAGCAGGCCGCAGCGATGAGTACCAAGTTGCCAGTAATCCAGGCAATAATGATGGTCTTGTAATGCGTAAAGTCGCGCACCAGCCATCGGCGGCCCCGCCGACTCAATGCGCTGAAGACCGCCGTTATAGAGGCCACAATGCCGAAGATTGCGAGTGTCATACTCATGACGTTCCCTTTCTATGGAGCGTTCAGAAGCGGATCCACTTCGTTTTTGAGGCTCGTCCTGGCGGCAGCGTAGAAAACGAGATTCCCCATGCCGTGCCGGAGTGGTTTGGAGATTTCTTGGGCACGTGTTTTCTTGCCAACGATGAACATCCATTCGATGGATCCATAGAGGTAGAGGGCATTGGGGCCTACTTCGTGACGGCACTTTCGCAGAAATTCTGACAATACGTATCGGCGAGCAAGCAATCCCCGTGATGGCGAGAGCTGCACGTGTCAGCCCAATACTGGTTTCAACGGAGGGCCCTAAATCTTGGCGGCTTTTCGCTGATGGCTCGCCGGGCGGAGAAAAACAAGTGCCTGAAATTCAGGATGACCAGTGATTTGATCGAGACGTCCTGAGATCCACAAATCCCTTGAAGTCGAGGTTCTGATGAGGGCACTGGACGGACAAGGAATCAGCAACACCCCATACGGGCAGACCTGTTGAGTCAAGCTCAGGGCGGTTTGGAGCAACTGTCCGTTTTTGCACATCGTCCGGATACGCAAAACGCCCGACTGGAAAATTATTTCCAGTCGGGCGTATGCGCGAACTTTCGTGGCTCTTCAGGATTGAGGGTGTAAACGCCGTCTAAACCCACCGGTCTCCAACAACGACCGGGCGATATAGTGCGCCAGATTCTTGAACCCCAACGCGATACCTCGCAGATGCTCCAACCTGCCATTCAAAGCCTCGGTAGGACCATTCGAACTACCAATATGATCAAAGTACGCGAGAATGTCCGTCTTCCTCCTGCGCAGGGTGCCGCCGAGCTTTTTCAGCTCCGGCAACCCTTTCGGTACCTTCGTGCCAACTTCGTTGATCAGTTGCTCCAAGGCCCACCGTCCGACCTCGGGCTTCGGTTGCCGGTAGGCATCCACCATCTTCTGATACACGCTCCAGACCAATTGAACCGGCTCATACTCCGGCTCCTTGAACAGGTCTTCAAGCTTGGTCTTCTGCTTTTCCGTAGCCAAGGATAGTCCCGTGGTCAGCGTTCGCCTGCACTTGTAAAGCGGGTCATCCTTGCGTCCTCGACGCCCATGTTGCTCACGTTGAATCCGTTGCCGGGTCTGGTCCAGCGCCTCGGAACCTAGTTTGACTACATGGAATGGATCCAACACCTCCACCGCGTGGGGTAGCTCCTCGACGGCAGCTGTTTTGAAGCCGGTGAAACCGTCCATTGCGACGACTTCAATGCCCTGTTTCCATTGTTCTTCTTGATCAGCCAGCCAGGTTTTGAATACAGCTTTGGATCTTCCAGGGACCATGTCGATCAGTCGTGCGGTACCGGTGCCGTCACGCACCGCGGTGAGGTCCACAATCACGGTGACGTATTTGTCGCCGGTTCGGGTATGCCGCCAAACATGTTCATCGACTCCCAGCACTTTGACCCCGTCGAAGCGGGTTGGATCATCAATCAGTAAGCGTTGACCTTCAGCCAGCACAGCCTCATTGGCGGTATTCCAGGTGACGCCGAGGCCTTCGGCAATTCGGGAGACTGACAAGTGGTGGCAGACCAGTCCAACCAGCGCCCAGCGTAGCCCGGTCCTGCTGATTTTCTGGCGTGGCGCTACTGCTTGGGACAGCTCTTCACGCCAGACTCGTTGGCAATTGGCGCAACGGTAGCGGCGGTGTTTGATGACTAGGACAGTGGGACGCCAGCCCAATGGTTCGTGGGCGAGGCGGCGAGTGACGGTATCGCGTGGAATGCCTGCTGCTCCGCAGGTTTGGCGGCTCTTCAGGATTGAGGGTGTAAACGCCGTCTAAACCCACCGGTCTCCAACAACGACCGGGCGATATAGTGCGCCAGATTCTTGAACCCCAACGCGATACCTCGCAGATGCTCCAACCTGCCATTCAAAGCCTCGGTAGGACCATTCGAACTACCAATATGATCAAAGTACGCGAGAATGTCCGTCTTCCTCCTGCGCAGGGTGCCGCCGAGCTTTTTCAGCTCCGGCAACCCTTTCGGTACCTTCGTGCCAACTTCGTTGATCAGTTGCTCCAAGGCCCACCGTCCGACCTCGGGCTTCGGTTGCCGGTAGGCATCCACCATCTTCTGATACACGCTCCAGACCAATTGAACCGGCTCATACTCCGGCTCCTTGAACAGGTCTTCAAGCTTGGTCTTCTGCTTTTCCGTAGCCAAGGATAGTCCCGTGGTCAGCGTTCGCCTGCACTTGTAAAGCGGGTCATCCTTGCGTCCTCGACGCCCATGTTGCTCACGTTGAATCCGTTGCCGGGTCTGGTCCAGCGCCTCGGAACCTAGTTTGACTACATGGAATGGATCCAACACCTCCACCGCGTGGGGTAGCTCCTCGACGGCAGCTGTTTTGAAGCCGGTGAAACCGTCCATTGCGACGACTTCAATGCCCTGTTTCCATTGTTCTTCTTGATCAGCCAGCCAGGTTTTGA comes from Glutamicibacter arilaitensis Re117 and encodes:
- a CDS encoding glycosyltransferase — protein: MSSALVLGYYTLTTVILSVGVLKLLLIPLALLFECRRGLLFTRSGKLSALPPGSRANAVIRPRRQTRASRHFGLTPDYKVSVIIPAYNEEVVLRACVESIVRNKGNLAEVVIVDDGSTDGTARLMHELAQEHRLVRAISQENAGKGAALNRGIAVATGEILVFVDADGIFSPVTIPWLLTGFRDGKVGAVCGDDRPVNLDRVLTKMLSVLSHLGTGVVRRALSLIHCLPVVSGNIGAFRADLVRELGGFRTDTVGEDLELTWRFYGAGYRVVFEPRAIVLAESPSTLQALWKQRVRWARGLLQSIKIHWRMHGNLRFGPFGVFLLFNFLTMVVVPLAQILVLAGLLYFIPAGLITFGGGEEATLIGRTAMVIGWIGIGVTLASVVLGIALNTAWRDLANLWTLPLWPFYATGMGLTMLAAVAFEIRGRPAKWNKLQRTGVISSGEFSAILGSRS
- a CDS encoding PIG-L deacetylase family protein, whose translation is MTLAIFGIVASITAVFSALSRRGRRWLVRDFTHYKTIIIAWITGNLVLIAAACLHLLSQEQSEIGAVVAIMMAISLLIFCLTMLALQRRPQNNTRPRRFLAVGAHPDDVELACGATIAKLVDAGHDVRIVVMSQGESGGHAPRRIQEARRGAGYLGAQSHTVWSFCDTRLSENSNLMVAAIEEEIAAFEPDVVLTHSATDIHQDHEAVHRAVMRAGRRLPSILCFESPSVGNDFSPSFFVDVENYTNVKVEAIKLHADQRNKPYMTRARIESMANFRGNQVKQQRAEGFEVMRLVSTTVGDF
- a CDS encoding ISL3-like element ISAar19 family transposase, which translates into the protein MLNPTFTAPDLTTFTNLDGLGLTAIGQHLSAAKAEILCHVTNPIPWCQTCGAAGIPRDTVTRRLAHEPLGWRPTVLVIKHRRYRCANCQRVWREELSQAVAPRQKISRTGLRWALVGLVCHHLSVSRIAEGLGVTWNTANEAVLAEGQRLLIDDPTRFDGVKVLGVDEHVWRHTRTGDKYVTVIVDLTAVRDGTGTARLIDMVPGRSKAVFKTWLADQEEQWKQGIEVVAMDGFTGFKTAAVEELPHAVEVLDPFHVVKLGSEALDQTRQRIQREQHGRRGRKDDPLYKCRRTLTTGLSLATEKQKTKLEDLFKEPEYEPVQLVWSVYQKMVDAYRQPKPEVGRWALEQLINEVGTKVPKGLPELKKLGGTLRRRKTDILAYFDHIGSSNGPTEALNGRLEHLRGIALGFKNLAHYIARSLLETGGFRRRLHPQS
- a CDS encoding ATP-grasp domain-containing protein: MKILVTGVGGPAGSSLARQLHARGHSVIGADMVPTIDPLLDAFHQVPAASDQQYPTRLQEIVLEHSVELVIPTVSEELPVLSAARIRELLELAGARLLISSEESVLISDDKYYTMLTLRGDNVPVPDFARINAGNSEALAQFSPEEQIIIKPRVSRGGRGVRLVTAGDLGAGRVSAGTRDVVQRFAPGREFAPMIFRNPDTGDIEACVVVEKTELREGLVGNAVSVRRCELDDPIAAHVARIVRSAVQSLELVGPVDMDVRLGGDGQPVVLEVNARFGANSQSAPELLDAALRLAGVASTAQAGCA
- a CDS encoding glycoside hydrolase family 10 protein; its protein translation is MSTAKNQHQRRKLAVAAIAGLAIIFSLAAYYMTGFQTSTAHQPAPTPDPKVVAPLPPQRACQDSPRADGASSPGDDFSMHLTKTGSQHPQFSRVVNVGFEDITAEDPARIPEIARRLDSVNATGVSLSIGRLDWVAFPWPAQRDVESSEVAQTGRDYVAEAISAFRCDAQGKRRAIYLNIDTLLGRELERQPSLAGINTEGHPSKNWASISAWKEGGLETRLVGLVSEAVRRYAPDGINVTELMFPSYTFGDDDLKNFEKFSERSDWPRSADGTIDSTSEQIYLWRSKTVTSIMKKVADSLDETGPVLTMDVRSPANEDPRGRPDSGQDYGQLLQVVDRLNIWNFRGIASSNRFSTNELVQRYIKQEPEKYSLEIGLWEGEGAMGSSSVSKELRNAEDHSLLHVSITPTSLMDDSIWSVLEGAWSQLPDARQDAG